Proteins encoded within one genomic window of Brassica rapa cultivar Chiifu-401-42 chromosome A09, CAAS_Brap_v3.01, whole genome shotgun sequence:
- the LOC103843214 gene encoding aspartic proteinase A1, translating into MGIYSKTVAVSLIVSFLLFLSASAERNDGTFRVGLKKLKLDPKSRIAARVGSKQLKPLRGYGLGDSGDADIVTLKNYLDAQYYGEIAIGTPPQKFTVVFDTGSSNLWVPSSKCYFSIACLFHSKYKSSRSSTYEKNGKSAAIHYGTGAIAGFFSNDAVTVGDLVVKDQEFIEATKEPGITFVLAKFDGILGLGFQEISVGNAAPVWYNMLKQGLIKEPVFSFWLNRNADDEEGGELVFGGVDPNHYKGEHTYVPVTQKGYWQFDMGDVLIGGAPTGYCESGCSAIADSGTSLLAGPTTVITMINHAIGAAGVVSQQCKTVVDQYGQTILDLLLSETQPKKICSQIGLCTFDGKRDVSMGIESVVDKENAKSSNGVGDAACSACEMAVVWIQSQLRQNMTQERILDYINDLCERLPSPMGESAVDCAQLSTMPTVSLTIGGKVFDLAPEEYVLKVGEGPAAQCISGFIALDVAPPRGPLWILGDVFMGKYHTVFDFGKEQVGFAEAV; encoded by the exons ATGGGAATATACTCTAAAACGGTTGCTGTGTCACTCATTGTCTCGTTCCTGTTGTTTCTCTCTGCCTCTGCTGAGCGTAATGATGGGACCTTCAGAGTTGGTCTGAAGAAACTTAAGTTGGATCCCAAAAGCCGTATTGCGGCACGTGTTGGTTCTAAGCAGTTAAAGCCCTTGAGGGGTTACGGTCTTGGGGATTCTGGAGATGCTGATATTGTCACGTTGAAGAATTACTTAGATGCTCAGTACTACGGTGAGATCGCTATTGGTACTCCGCCGCAGAAGTTTACTGTGGTTTTTGACACTGGGAGCTCTAACCTCTGGGTGCCATCATCGAAATGCTATTTCTCG ATTGCATGTCTCTTCCATTCCAAATACAAGTCCTCGCGTTCAAGCACATATGAGAAGAATG GAAAATCCGCCGCAATTCACTACGGAACTGGGGCGATTGCTGGGTTCTTTAGTAATGATGCCGTCACCGTTGGTGATTTAGTTGTCAAGGATCAG GAGTTTATTGAGGCAACCAAGGAGCCTGGTATAACATTCGTTCTAGCTAAATTTGATGGTATCCTTGGTCTTGGATTCCAAGAGATCTCTGTTGGCAATGCCGCTCCCGTTTG GTACAACATGCTTAAGCAAGGCCTCATCAAGGAGCCGGTGTTTTCATTTTGGCTTAACCGTAACGCTGATGATGAAGAAGGTGGTGAACTTGTATTTGGAGGTGTTGATCCAAATCATTACAAGGGAGAACATACTTATGTCCCTGTGACACAAAAGGGTTACTGGCAG TTTGATATGGGTGATGTTCTCATTGGCGGTGCACCCACTG GATATTGCGAAAGTGGCTGTTCTGCGATAGCAGATTCTGGAACATCTTTGCTTGCGGGTCCAACA ACTGTAATCACCATGATCAACCATGCTATTGGAGCAGCTGGAGTTGTTAGCCAGCAGTGCAAGACTGTTGTGGATCAGTACGGACAGACCATTTTGGATCTGCTTTTGTCTGAG ACCCAGCCGAAGAAAATCTGCTCGCAGATTGGTCTGTGCACTTTCGATGGTAAACGTGATGTCAG TATGGGCATTGAGTCAGTGGTGGACAAGGAAAACGCCAAATCTTCCAATGGTGTTGGAGATGCCGCATGTTCTGCGTGTGAGATGGCAGTTGTTTGGATACAGAGCCAGTTGAGGCAGAACATGACTCAGGAACGCATATTAGACTACATCAACGAT CTATGCGAGCGTCTTCCCAGCCCAATGGGAGAGTCTGCAGTGGACTGTGCACAACTCTCGACCATGCCTACGGTTTCGCTCACTATTGGAGGCAAAGTCTTTGATCTCGCTCCAGAGGAG TATGTTCTGAAGGTTGGTGAGGGCCCTGCGGCGCAGTGCATCAGTGGCTTTATTGCACTCGACGTTGCCCCACCTCGTGGACCTCTCTG GATCCTTGGAGATGTGTTCATGGGAAAATACCACACCGTGTTTGACTTTGGAAAAGAGCAAGTCGGGTTTGCAGAGGCAGTGTAA
- the LOC103843215 gene encoding F-box protein At2g32560, with protein MLLYFLISCLSFFFLSKSFSLPPWASETKTLLSFHLSKNLLFTNTLHPTTKPDPPSPALDQMTILDLPDLALDRILDLLPPSGLSSMAMVCSSFRERCVNDHLWEKHLVNKWGKVLGPAAHREWKRYLSSSSSHLDSSPRHQTSHHPLGFDTIISCLRSISSVLRDGDRQRKALPVDSTMSFYISLETGRFWFPAQVYNRENGHVGFMLSCYDAELSYDTITDTFQARYPPHGRRAVGVEKGVTWERLRAAPLEASPHHLHVSESLNQLKPGDHIEIQWRRNKEFPYGWWYGIVGHLESCDGDLNHCHCHLSETVVLEFNQYTVGSRWRRTMINKSDHREEGNEEDGFYGGIRKLSCKEEIAMWTRLWPSSNLE; from the exons ATGCTTCTCTACTTTCTCATCTCttgtctttctttctttttcttgtccaAATCTTTCTCCCTCCCTCCATGGGCATCTGAGACCAAAACCTTGCTCTCTTTCCACCTCTCCAAGAACCTCCTCTTCACCAACACTCTCCATCCAACCACCAAACCTGATCCACCCTCTCCCGCGCTAGACCAGATGACAATCCTCGACCTCCCTGACCTGGCTCTCGACCGCATTCTCGACCTCCTTCCACCCTCTGGACTCTCTAGTATGGCTATGGTTTGCAGCTCCTTTAGGGAGAGGTGCGTGAATGATCATCTGTGGGAGAAACACTTGGTGAACAAATGGGGCAAGGTCCTTGGCCCTGCTGCTCATAGAGAGTGGAAACGCtatctctcttcttcctcgagtcaccttgattcttctcctcgtCACCAAACTAGTCATCATCCTCTTGGGTTTGACACAATCATCTCTTGTCTTCGATCTATTTCCTCTGTTTTGAGAGATGGTGATAGACAGAGGAAGGCTCTGCCAGTTGATTCCACTATGAGCTTCTATATCTCCCTTGAGACTGGTCGGTTTTGGTTCCCAGCTCAAGTTTATAACCGTGAG AATGGGCATGTTGGATTCATGTTGTCATGCTATGATGCGGAGCTCAGCTATGACACTATCACTGATACTTTTCAAGCCag GTATCCACCACATGGCAGAAGAGCAGTTGGGGTTGAAAAGGGAGTGACATGGGAGAGGCTAAGAGCAGCTCCCCTTGAGGCgtctcctcatcatcttcatgtgTCAGAGTCTCTAAACCAGTTGAAACCTGGAGATCACATCGAGATTCAGTGGAGAAGGAACAAAGAGTTCCCTTATG GATGGTGGTATGGTATCGTTGGCCATTTGGAATCTTGTGATGGGGATCTCAACCATTGTCATTGCCATCTTAGTG AGACGGTGGTGTTGGAATTCAACCAGTACACAGTGGGATCAAGGTGGAGAAGAACGATGATCAACAAGAGTGATCATAGAGAGGAAGGTAACGAGGAAGACGGTTTCTACGGAGGAATCCGAAAGCTAAGTTGTAAAGAAGAGATTGCAATGTGGACACGCCTCTGGCCATCCTCCAACTTGGAGTag
- the LOC103843216 gene encoding uncharacterized protein LOC103843216: MQHLLFAVVLAEVAVILALSFKTPIRKLLIMSLDRAKRGRGPVVVQTVSATVCVVLVASVYGMMKIQKRWVEEGAMNPTDEVIMSKHLLESTLMGGFLFLGLMIDRLHHYMRELRMRRKTMEAIKKEGSVLEGEKARASDEVKSLKQEITALQERQKQLAAEIEAKSKEIRTEETSGIALQKQSEGFLIEFNRLSEENQDLRNQLHTVDSRISRSSIKKNT; this comes from the exons ATGCAGCATCTACTCTTCGCGGTTGTACTCGCCGAGGTCGCGGTGATACTCGCGCTCTCTTTCAAAACGCCGATTCGGAAGCTCCTGATCATGAGCCTGGATCGCGCCAAGCGCGGACGTGGGCCCGTGGTGGTACAGACGGTTTCCGCGACGGTGTGCGTGGTTCTGGTGGCGAGCGTGTACGGTATGATGAAGATCCAGAAGCGCTGGGTCGAGGAGGGTGCAATGAACCCGACGGATGAGGTCATCATGTCTAAGCATCTCCTTGAATCGACTCTCATGG GTGGGTTTCTTTTCCTTGGGCTGATGATAGACAGGCTGCACCACTACATGAGAGAGCTACGCATGAGAAGGAAGACCATGGAAGCTATAAAGAAGGAAGGATCGGTTCTGGAAGGCGAGAAAGCCAGAGCTTCAGACGAAGTCAAAAGCTTGAAACAAGAGATCACGGCGCTTCAGGAAAGACAAAAGCAGCTGGCTGCTGAGATCGAGGCAAAGTCTAAAGAAATCCGTACTGAAGAAACAAGTGGGATCGCTCTACAGAAGCAATCTGAAGGGTTCCTGATCGAGTTTAACCGGTTGTCTGAGGAAAACCAGGATCTTCGAAACCAATTGCACACTGTGGATTCAAGAATCTCGCGTTCAAGCATCAAGAAGAATACTTGA
- the LOC103843217 gene encoding 25.3 kDa vesicle transport protein: protein MVKMTLIARVTDGLPLAEGLDDGRDLPDSDMYKQQVKSLFKNLSRGHNEASRMSVETGPYVFHYIIEGRVCYLTMCDRSYPKKLAFQYLEDLKNEFERVNGPNIETAARPYAFIKFDTFIQKTKKLYQDTRTQRNIAKLNDELYEVHQIMTRNVQEVLGVGEKLDQVSEMSSRLTSESRIYADKAKDLNRQALIRKWAPVAIVLGVVFLLFWVKNKLW, encoded by the exons ATGGTGAAAATGACATTGATAGCTCGTGTTACTGACGGTTTGCCTCTAGCAGAGGGACTCGACGATGGTCGTGACTTACCAGATTCCGACATGTATAAGCAACAGGTCAAGTCTCTGTTCAAAAATCTCTCCAGAGGTCATAACGAAGCCTCGAGAATGTCCGTTGAAACTGGCCCCTATGTTTTCCA TTACATCATAGAAGGACGCGTTTGCTACTTGACAATGTGTGACCGTTCTTACCCGAAGAAACTCGCGTTTCAGTACCTGGAAGATCTCAAGAATGAGTTTGAACGTGTGAACGGGCCTAACATTGAGACAGCTGCTAGACCTTATGCCTTTATTAAATTTG ATACCTTCATACAGAAAACCAAGAAACTGTACCAAGACACTCGTACGCAACGAAATATCGCTAAGCTGAATGATGAACTCTATGAGGTCCATCAGATAATGACGCGGAATGTGCAGGAAGTCCTAGGTGTTGGTGAAAAGCTGGACC aGGTGAGCGAGATGTCAAGTAGGCTAACTTCCGAATCTCGTATATATGCTGATAAGGCTAAAGATTTGAACCGTCAG GCTTTGATCCGGAAATGGGCACCAGTTGCGATCGTTTTGGGTGtcgttttccttcttttttggGTCAAGAACAAGCTATGGTAA
- the LOC103843219 gene encoding GPI mannosyltransferase 2, whose translation MAKAMEPNSKSRKELVLIKYAVFSRLLVLFLTISWRSFLQPYDTSAALNPPCLHHEEVTEESPPLNAVSKTLENGVVWDSVYFVRISQCGYEYEQTYAFLPLLPFFISLLSRTVFAPLVPLIGLRGVMVLSGYVVSNLAFVFAAIYLFRVSVIVLKDAEASFRASVMFCFNPASIFYSSVYSESLYALFSIGGLYHLLSGASNVAVLWFALSGCARSNGILNAGYICFQTMHRAYEALYLKRRVCLCVQVLVTGLLRCICICLPFVAFQAYGYYNICHGHKLEELRPWCKAKVPLLYNFIQSHYWGVGFLRYFRFKQLPNFLLASPILSLAVCSIVSYMKTRHELFISLGFQATEKEKRSSARLYSLKDALEPDVITSSNDNRDIRQRKPRRKDVTVINAAAKSNSPETTGYFSADVFPFVVHLGLMTATAFFIMHVQVATRFLSASPSLYWFASHLIASPRHRKWGYLIWSYCAAYILLGTLLFSNFYPFT comes from the exons ATGGCGAAAGCCATGGAACCAAACTCGAAATCCAGGAAAGAACTCGTCTTGATCAAATACGCCGTCTTCTCGCGACTCCTCGTTCTCTTCTTAACCATTTCGTGGCGGAGCTTCCTCCAACCGTACGATACATCCGCCGCGCTCAACCCGCCTTGCCTGCATCACGAAGAAGTCACCGAAGAGTCTCCTCCACTCAATGCGGTCTCGAAGACTCTTGAAAACGGCGTCGTTTGGGACAGCGTGTATTTCGTTAGGATCAGTCAGTGTGGGTATGAGTATGAGCAGACTTACGCCTTCTTGCCTCTTCTTCCCTTCTtcatctctcttctctctcgcaCAG TTTTTGCGCCTTTGGTTCCATTGATTGGTCTTCGAGGTGTAATGGTGTTGTCTGGTTACGTCGTCAGCAACTTGGCCTTCGTGTTTGCTGCTATCTATCTGTTCAG GGTTTCAGTTATTGTCTTGAAGGACGCTGAAGCATCATTCAGGGCTTCAGTTATGTTCTGTTTCAATCCAGCGTCCATATTCTATTCATCAGT ATATTCAGAAAGTCTATATGCTCTTTTCTCAATTGGAGGATTGTATCACTTGTTATCTGGCGCCAGCAATGTAGCAGTTCTCTGGTTTGCACTCTCTGGTTGTGCAAGGTCCAATGGGATTCTCAATGCTGGTTATATCTGTTTCCAGACTATGCATCGAGCATATGAAGCTTTATATCTGAAAAGGCGCGTTTGT TTGTGTGTGCAGGTTTTAGTTACTGGATTACTTCGGTGCATTTGCATTTGTCTTCCTTTTGTCGCATTTCAAGCATACggatactataacatatgtcatGGACATAAGCTCGAAGAATTGAGACCTTGGTGCAAAGCAAAGGTACCTTTGCTGTACAACTTCATTCAAAGTCATTACTG GGGTGTAGGGTTCCTTAGATACTTTCGGTTTAAGCAACTCCCAAACTTTCTGCTCGCTTCCCCAATTCTGTCTCTAGCTGTGTGTTCAATTGTAAGTTACATGAAGACTAGGCATGAGCTCTTCATTTCGCTGGGCTTTCAAGCTACcgagaaagaaaagagatctTCTGCAAGGCTTTATTCTCTAAAGGATGCACTTGAACCAGATGTTATAACTTCATCAAATGATAACCGTGACATTAGGCAGCGAAAGCCGAGGAGAAAGGACGTGACTGTCATCAATGCAGCTGCGAAATCCAACTCGCCAGAGACAACAGGATACTTTTCAGCTGATGTTTTTCCATTTGTCGTCCACTTGGGTTTAATGACAGCCACAGCGTTCTTCATCATGCATGTTCAG GTTGCAACACGGTTCTTGTCAGCGAGCCCTTCTCTTTACTGGTTTGCATCACATTTGATTGCATCTCCTAGACATAGGAAATGGGGATACTTGATATGGTCATATTGTGCAGCCTATATCCTCCTTGGCACTCTTCTCTTCTCGAACTTTTATCCATTCACTTGA